The genomic window GGCCCCTACGATTACGGTTTGGAAAGGGCTGACGAAGGTGTACCTTTGTCTGATCCCAATCCAATCTTGTCTGCTGGACCAAACTCAGTGTTAAGAGCAGAACCCGACCCAGCGGTTGCTGCCAATCCCGAAGACCGCAAATAAACAGGGCATTGGGCATGGGGTATGGGGCATTGGTCAATAATCAATAGTTCTTCCCCCCTGCTCTCCCTCCCCCCTTCTCCTCTAGGCATTAAAAATTCATGCAAAGTCAAACTATTGACCCAGCTAAAACCGAACTAAATCATCACCACGCGGCGGAAGCGTCCGTCGCTCATCACGAAGAACATCCAGACCATCGCCTGTTTGGGCTAATTGTCTTCCTGATTGCTGAAGGGATGATTTTTATGGGGTTGTTCGGAGCCTACTTGGCTTTCCGTGCTACCTTACCTGCATGGCCCCCAGCAGGTACCCCAGAGTTAGAGCTATTGCTACCTGGAGTCAACACCATCAATCTGATTTCTAGTAGTTTTGTCATGCACAATGCTGACACTGCAATCAAAAAGAACGATGCGCGGGGTGCGCGAATCTGGTTAGCAATTACTGCTGCAATGGGTGCTATTTTCTTGGTGGGTCAAGTATATGAATATACCCATTTAGAATTTGGTTTAACTACCAATTTATTTGCCAGTGCATTTTACGTTTTGACTGGTTTCCACGGATTGCACGTTACCATCGGCGTTTTGGCAATTGTTGCCGTCCTATGGCGATCGCGCGTTCCGGGTCACTACAGTAACGAAAAGCACTTTGGCATTGAAGCAGCCGAAATCTACTGGCACTTCGTTGACGTGATTTGGATTATTTTGTTCGGATTACTGTATCTACTGTGAGTATTAATTATTAGTTGTTCACTCCACGCTAACAAGTTAATAGGCCCCCATTCGGGGGCTTTTTTTATATAATGCTACCGTTGCCGCTAGCTGCCCTGATGTCACATTATTTTATCTATCAGCTGGCAGTAAAACCTAAATTAGGACAGTTTCTAAAAGATTAAATATCTGGGAAGTTATCTAAACTGTTATTTATTGACGAAAATATATTAAAACCAGCTTAGACTTTTCCCACTAGAAGTTTTGCTAAATGTAACTGAGTTATTGCAAGTGATACAGACGCGAGTAAAAAGTGGGAAAAGTCGGAAAAGTTGGATATTTTGGAGAAATTATTGAATAACTAGTTAATATGCTGTAACTTGATATCTCAGTGATTGACAACTAACACTTATTTGCCTTAAAAACCATCACTCGATATTTACCTCAAGAACTTACCTGCTCTTTTTTAGTTTTGTCGAAATCACGTTGATCTGACGAAGCGATCGCAGTTAGTAATGACTAAAATCTGGTAACAAAATTGTGGTGGACACCGGAAGAGATATTTGTAGCTTTAAATTCCACTGTTCAAGGTTTTGTCAGTAATCAGACCCAACAGTTAAAATAAATAAATCCTGGAGTTAAGACTAAATTGGAATTTTAAGGTTACAACCCTTATGTGACAAGGGTTATCGACTTCTGATTTCAATCAATCATAAAAATCGCTAAAGCCTTTCTGGATAAGGCTTTAGCGGTTTAATGGATAGAATTAGTCTGAACTCCAATAAATCTCCTGGCTCCTAAATGTTGTCTTCGTGCCGCAGTTATAAATACTGTGGACTAGTGTTAAACTTACTTAAGTGATAAAATTATTGAACTATTCCAGAAATAAATTTTATATGTAAGATACCTATAAAGGTATTAAATGAACTAATCAAGCGGCTAACCACA from Nostoc sp. UHCC 0926 includes these protein-coding regions:
- a CDS encoding cytochrome c oxidase subunit 3 — protein: MQSQTIDPAKTELNHHHAAEASVAHHEEHPDHRLFGLIVFLIAEGMIFMGLFGAYLAFRATLPAWPPAGTPELELLLPGVNTINLISSSFVMHNADTAIKKNDARGARIWLAITAAMGAIFLVGQVYEYTHLEFGLTTNLFASAFYVLTGFHGLHVTIGVLAIVAVLWRSRVPGHYSNEKHFGIEAAEIYWHFVDVIWIILFGLLYLL